A region of Liolophura sinensis isolate JHLJ2023 chromosome 8, CUHK_Ljap_v2, whole genome shotgun sequence DNA encodes the following proteins:
- the LOC135473020 gene encoding uncharacterized protein LOC135473020: MSKASVSVGKGNLRKVALSYFQDVLLNLYNVKTKMECRTKPFRSDRELPSTTSLELSKTKSQAIERLRLIFPADSTHFQNFVNMCESITNEGNVSSLFTALVKVSSESGEIIRELGADSELFVGTLPTPSEESYVNVETKDVANKIVLSWDENILAKDTMTAISRLASRLRDDKRQPTPAEYLLLQIGYFNLGRGKFMNHEGFRSLGTPGFRPHTQTYMSLTDPGDGHVLGTTRFEDWMKGAIVHVEHLERPNHLPRENIESYRIPSLYDFTKVRLHVGSTAPTTYFVGRRVKDSGSFDEDFLKLVNITAASASAAFNQGAAECKVAMEGLSTSQAVRYMQALRGQVQRSRKQFLSAAWNLNQTVLDDYKQEAPINLEERMDIATRAIEITSIGGFDKVTWDGASDTYPSKCIMYQLSFEEALTLVHEAHLRGLVTYFSAGFKFGEIKHAVYAGVDGIGIGGAQVLRFMDSETGMHGPYTEENIPRILANRDEAASSVRGRGVHLLARLDTMFFEGSITSDQNILRYELYTALLTRNERRIEELIQQLVDIVNLPEEGNLPWLNCAKRILNSPAPLLKERAEKVEAWELFAESLKAIVESGDEESVGEEYENEPWMSFRKNYRDWQLNNHKLVTRQTSFTVPYKCYSG; this comes from the exons atg agCAAAGCATCAGTATCTGTTGGTAAAGGAAACCTCCGCAAGGTGGCGCTGTCATATTTCCAGGACGTGCTCTTAAACCTGTACAATGTGAAGACAAAAATGGAGTGCCGCACCAAACCGTTCAGATCTGACCGGGAACTGCCCTCCACGACATCCTTAGAACTTTCTAAAACAAAGTCTCAAGCCATCGAACGGCTAAGGCTCATCTTTCCTGCGGATAGcacacattttcaaaatttcgtGAACATGTGTGAAAGTATTACGAACGAGGGTAATGTATCTTCCCTATTCACCGCGCTGGTGAAAGTGAGTTCCgaatcaggggagataatccgcGAGTTGGGAGCAGATTCAGAACTGTTTGTGGGCACTCTACCTACGCCTTCAGAGGAAAGCTATGTAAACGTGGAGACTAAAGATGTTGCCAACAAAATAGTCCTTTCGTGGGATGAAAATATCCTTGCTAAAGACACGATGACCGCTATTTCTCGGCTAGCCAGTCGACTGAGAGATGACAAAAGACAACCTACACCTGCCGAGTATCTCCTATTACAGATTGGTTATTTTAACCTTGGTCGGGGTAAATTCATGAACCACGAGGGGTTCCGCAGCCTGGGCACCCCGGGATTCCGACCTCACACCCAGACCTACATGTCCCTCACGGACCCCGGAGACGGCCATGTTCTGGGCACCACCAGGTTCGAGGATTGGATGAAAGGCGCCATCGTCCACGTGGAGCATCTGGAGAGACCCAACCACCTGCCCAGAGAGAACATCGAGTCTTACAGAATTCCCTCCCTTTACGACTTCACCAAGGTCAGGTTACACGTCGGTTCCACCGCCCCAACCACCTATTTCGTCGGACGTAGGGTCAAAGATTCCGGATCCTTCGACGAAGACTTCCTGAAACTCGTCAACATCACGGCTGCATCAGCGTCTGCCGCTTTTAACCAAGGAGCTGCGGAGTGTAAAGTCGCCATGGAAGGTTTGTCCACGTCACAGGCCGTAAGATACATGCAGGCCCTTCGGGGACAGGTCCAGAGGTCCCGGAAACAGTTCTTGTCTGCAGCATGGAACCTCAACCAAACAGTCCTTGACGATTACAAACAGGAAGCGCCCATCAACTTGGAGGAGAGAATGGATATAGCAACGAGAGCTATCGAGATCACGTCGATCGGAGGTTTTGACAAAGTGACCTGGGACGGCGCCAGCGACACCTATCCCTCCAAGTGTATCATGTACCAGCTGAGCTTTGAGGAAGCCTTGACTCTGGTTCACGAGGCTCACCTCCGAGGGTTGGTCACCTATTTCTCGGCTGGTTTCAAGTTTGGCGAGATCAAACACGCCGTGTACGCCGGTGTTGACGGCATTGGAATTGGTGGCGCTCAGGTTCTGCGCTTCATGGACAGCGAGACGGGCATGCACGGACCGTACACGGAAGAGAACATCCCGCGGATCTTGGCCAACCGAGACGAAGCGGCCAGTTCTGTTCGTGGACGTGGTGTTCACTTGTTGGCTCGTCTAGATACCATGTTCTTTGAAGGTTCCATCACCTCAGATCAGAACATCCTCAGGTATGAACTTTACACTGCTCTTCTCACCAGAAACGAGCGGAGGATAGAAGAGCTGATTCAGCAACTTGTAGACATCGTCAACCTTCCTGAAGAAGGAAACCTTCCTTGGTTGAACTGTGCCAAGAGAATCCTAAACTCCCCGGCACCTTTGTTAAAGGAACGAGCTGAGAAAGTCGAGGCATGGGAATTGTTTGCGGAGTCCCTGAAGGCAATTGTGGAATCTGGAGACGAAGAGAGTGTTGGGGAAGAGTACGAGAACGAGCCATGGATGTCTTTCCGTAAAAACTACCGTGACTGGCAACTGAACAACCACAAGCTAGTTACCAGGCAAACGTCCTTCACCGTCCCGTACAAATGTTACAGCGGGTAA
- the LOC135472886 gene encoding uncharacterized protein LOC135472886, with amino-acid sequence MSTASVSVGKGNLRKVALSYFQDVLLNLYNVKTKMECRTKPFRSDRELPSTTSLELSKTKSQAIERLRLIFPADSTHFQNFVNVCESITNEGNVSSLFTALVKVSSESGEIIRELGADSELFVGTLPTPSEESYVNVETKDVANKIVLSWDENILAKDTMTAISRLASRLRDDKRQPTPAEYLLLQIGYFNIGRGKFMNHEGFRSLGTPGFRPHTQTYMSLTDPGDGHVLGTTRFEDWMKGAIVHVEHLERPNHLPRENIESYRIPSLYDFTKVRLHVGSTAPTTYFVGRRVKDSGSFDEDFLKLVNITAASASAAFNQGAAECKVAMEGLSTSQAVRYMQALRGQVQRSRKQFLSAAWNLNQTVLDDYKQEAPINLEERMDIATRAIEITSIGGFDKVTWDGASDTYPSKCIMYQLSFEEALTLVHEAHLRGLVTYFSAGFKFGEIKHAVYAGVDGIGIGGAQVLRFMDSETGMHGPYTEENIPRILANRDEAASSVRGRGVHLLARLDTMFFEGSITSDQNILRYELFTALLTRNERRIEELIQQLVDIVNLPEEGNLPWLNCAKRILNSPSPLLKERAEKVEAWELFAESLKAIVESGDEESVGEEYENEPWMSFRKNYRDWQLNNHKLVTRQTSFTVPFKCYSG; translated from the exons atg aGCACAGCATCAGTATCTGTTGGTAAAGGAAACCTCCGCAAGGTGGCGCTGTCATATTTCCAGGACGTGCTCTTAAACCTGTACAATGTGAAGACAAAAATGGAGTGCCGCACCAAACCGTTCAGATCTGACCGGGAACTGCCCTCCACGACATCCTTAGAACTTTCTAAAACAAAGTCTCAAGCCATCGAACGGCTAAGGCTCATCTTTCCTGCGGATAGcacacattttcaaaatttcgtGAACGTCTGTGAAAGTATTACGAACGAGGGTAATGTATCTTCCCTATTCACCGCGCTGGTGAAAGTGAGTTCCGAATCAGGTGAGATAATCCGCGAGTTGGGAGCAGATTCAGAACTGTTTGTGGGCACTCTACCTACGCCTTCAGAGGAAAGCTATGTAAACGTGGAGACTAAAGATGTTGCCAACAAAATAGTCCTTTCGTGGGATGAAAATATCCTTGCTAAAGACACGATGACCGCTATTTCTAGGCTAGCCAGTCGACTGAGAGATGACAAAAGACAACCTACACCTGCCGAGTATCTCCTATTACAGATTGGTTATTTTAACATTGGTCGGGGTAAATTCATGAACCACGAGGGGTTCCGCAGCCTGGGCACCCCGGGATTCCGACCTCACACCCAGACCTACATGTCCCTCACAGATCCCGGAGACGGCCATGTTCTGGGCACCACCAGGTTCGAGGATTGGATGAAAGGCGCCATCGTCCACGTGGAGCATCTAGAGAGACCCAACCACCTGCCCAGAGAGAACATCGAGTCTTACAGAATTCCCTCCCTTTACGACTTCACCAAGGTCAGGTTACACGTCGGTTCCACCGCCCCAACCACCTATTTCGTCGGACGCAGGGTCAAAGATTCCGGATCCTTCGACGAAGACTTCCTGAAACTCGTCAACATCACGGCTGCATCAGCGTCTGCTGCTTTTAACCAAGGAGCTGCGGAGTGTAAAGTCGCCATGGAAGGTTTGTCCACGTCACAGGCCGTAAGATACATGCAGGCCCTTCGGGGACAGGTCCAGAGATCCCGGAAACAGTTCTTGTCTGCAGCATGGAACCTCAATCAAACAGTCCTTGACGATTACAAACAGGAAGCGCCCATCAACTTGGAGGAGAGAATGGATATAGCAACGAGAGCCATCGAGATCACGTCGATCGGAGGTTTTGACAAAGTGACCTGGGACGGCGCCAGCGACACCTATCCCTCCAAGTGTATCATGTACCAGTTGAGCTTTGAGGAAGCCTTGACTCTGGTTCACGAGGCTCACCTCCGAGGGCTGGTCACCTATTTCTCAGCAGGTTTCAAGTTTGGCGAGATCAAACACGCCGTGTACGCCGGTGTCGACGGCATTGGAATTGGTGGCGCTCAGGTTCTGCGCTTCATGGACAGCGAGACGGGCATGCACGGGCCGTACACGGAAGAGAACATCCCGCGGATCTTGGCCAACCGAGACGAAGCGGCCAGTTCTGTTCGTGGACGTGGTGTTCACTTGTTGGCTCGTCTAGATACCATGTTCTTTGAAGGTTCCATCACCTCAGATCAGAACATCCTCAGGTATGAACTTTTCACTGCTCTTCTCACCAGAAACGAGCGGAGGATAGAAGAGCTGATTCAGCAACTTGTAGACATCGTCAACCTTCCTGAAGAAGGAAACCTTCCTTGGTTGAACTGTGCCAAGAGAATCCTAAACTCCCCGTCACCTTTGTTAAAGGAACGAGCTGAGAAAGTCGAGGCATGGGAATTGTTTGCGGAGTCCCTGAAGGCAATTGTGGAATCTGGAGACGAAGAGAGTGTTGGGGAAGAGTACGAGAACGAGCCATGGATGTCTTTCCGTAAAAACTACCGTGACTGGCAACTGAACAACCACAAGCTAGTTACAAGGCAAACGTCCTTCACCGTCCCGTTCAAATGTTACAGCGGGTAA